The following coding sequences are from one Anolis sagrei isolate rAnoSag1 chromosome 6, rAnoSag1.mat, whole genome shotgun sequence window:
- the LOC132779405 gene encoding olfactory receptor 14C36-like, whose product MNNLTSTSSFLLLEFSDTRELQILCFFVFLALYMTALIGNLLIVTVVAIDSHLHTPMYYFLFDLAMLDIGSISVMVPKAMAMSLKNDRSITYAGCVAQVFFYVFFATSGYSVLTIMAHDRYVAICHPLHYERIMHKAACLQMVAIGMICSLIYAILHTGGTFVNTFCSNIVNQFFCEIPQLIKLSCSGVSVMESGVLILAFSIAFGCLIFIIRSYVQVFAAVLRIPSSQGQKKALSTCVPHITVVAMLVTCGVLAYARSIADSSNLDTVLAMIYTIIPPMSNPFIYSVRNKEVKTALRNLLHVAISYKNVFKVVL is encoded by the coding sequence ATGAATAACCTTACTTCCACATCCTCTTTTCTGTTGCTGGAATTCTCAGATACGAGAGAACTACAAATCTTATGCTTTTTTGTCTTCCTAGCACTCTACATGACTGCATTAATAGGTAACCTTCTCATTGTCACTGTAGTTGCAATTGATTCCCACCTCCATACTCCCATGTACTACTTCCTATTTGATTTGGCCATGTTGGACATTGGATCAATTTCTGTTATGGTGCCTAAAGCTATGGCTATGTCCCTTAAGAATGATAGGTCAATTACTTATGCTGGCTGTGTTGCTCAagttttcttttatgttttcttTGCAACCTCAGGCTATAGTGTCCTAACTATAATGGCTCATGATCGCTATGTTGCAATCTGTCACCCACTCCATTATGAGAGAATCATGCACAAAGCAGCCTGCCTACAGATGGTAGCCATTGGGATGATTTGTAGTCTTATTTATGCCATATTACACACTGGCGGTACCTTTGTAAATACTTTCTGTTCTAATATTGTCAATCAGTTCTTCTGTGAAATTCCGCAATTAATAAAGCTGTCTTGCTCAGGTGTTTCTGTAATGGAAAGTGGGGTTCTTATTCTTGCATTTAGTATAGCATTCGGGTGCCTTATCTTCATCATCAGATCATATGTACAGGTCTTTGCTGctgtgcttagaattccttcttcacAAGGTCAGAAAAAAGCCCTCTCCACTTGTGTTCCCCATATCACAGTTGTTGCAATGTTGGTAACCTGTGGGGTCCTCGCCTATGCAAGATCTATTGCTGACTCTTCTAATTTGGATACTGTTTTGGCCATGATATATACCATAATTCCTCCCATGTCAAATCCATTCATCTATAGTGTTAGAAACAAAGAGGTCAAGACTGCTTTGCGAAATCTGTTACATGTTGCGATTTCctacaaaaatgtatttaaagtTGTTCTGTGA